Proteins encoded by one window of Ursus arctos isolate Adak ecotype North America unplaced genomic scaffold, UrsArc2.0 scaffold_22, whole genome shotgun sequence:
- the LOC113269433 gene encoding olfactory receptor 51G2-like: MRFSLISEQEHPLRPTGKACGAGILLPTNSTKAIFSTFLVTGIPGLETAHIWISIPFCTMFFITLAGNVTIMTVIRRERTLRVPMYLFLAMLAASDLALSLFTFPTMLGIFWLDARELTFSACFTQMFFIHTFQDFESAIILAMAFDRYVAISHPLHYSSILTNSVISRIGLAIVVRTLTVQVPLPFLLRRLCFCHSNVLSHSYCLHPDIIKLSCSSTRINSIFGLFVVLSTMGLDFLLILFSYILILKTVLNIASFGGRLKALNTCISHICAVILFFTPMICLSILHRFGPKLPSHIYVTLANMHFLIPPVMNPIVYVVKTKQIRDKILKLFIKKGPESQVTFIT; encoded by the exons ATGAGGTTCAGCCTCATCTCTGAACAGGAACACCCTTTGAGACCAACGG GAAAGGCTTGCGGCGCTGGCATCCTGTTGCCCACCAATAGCACCAAAGCCATCTTCTCCACCTTCCTGGTGACAGGCATACCTGGGCTGGAGACTGCGCACATCTGGATCTCCATACCCTTCTGCACCATGTTCTTCATTACCCTGGCGGGCAATGTGACCATCATGACAGTTATCCGCAGGGAACGGACCCTCCGTGTGCCTATGTACCTCTTCCTGGCCATGCTAGCTGCCTCTGATCTGGCTCTGTCCCTCTTCACTTtccccacaatgctggggatcTTCTGGCTGGATGCTCGAGAGCTCACCTTCTCTGCCTGCTTCACCCAAATGTTTTTTATTCACACCTTCCAGGATTTTGAGTCAGCTATCATACTGGCAATGGCCtttgaccgctatgtggccatttCTCATCCATTGCACTATTCTtccattctcaccaacagtgtcaTTTCCAGGATAGGTTTGGCCATTGTAGTGCGGACCTTGACTGTACAGGtacctctccctttcctcttgaGAAGGCTGTGCTTCTGTCATTCCAATGTACTGTCTCATTCCTACTGCCTGCATCCTGACATTATAAAGCTCTCTTGCTCCAGCACCAGGATCAATAGCATCTTTGGACTGTTTGTGGTATTATCCACTATGGGACTTGattttctcctcattctctttTCATATATCCTGATACTGAAAACTGTACTGAATATTGCATCCTTTGGTGGCCGCCTCAAGGCTCTCAACACCTGCATTTCCCACATCTGTGCTGTGATTCTCTTCTTCACACCAATGATCTGCCTGTCTATACTGCACCGTTTTGGCCCCAAACTTCCCTCACATATCTACGTGACCTTGGCTAACATGCATTTTCTCATTCCTCCTGTGATGAACCCCATTGTGTATGTGGTGAAAACCAAACAGATACGAGACAAAATTCTGAAACTCTTCATCAAAAAAGGACCAGAATCCCAAGTCACATTTATAACATGA
- the LOC113269432 gene encoding olfactory receptor 51G2-like, which yields MLAFNSTASNSPTFSFIGFPGLEAAHIWISIPFCVLYLIALMGNALLLILVTAEQNLHEPQFYFLAVLAFTDLGLSLSTMPSVLAVFWFDARHVGLDACLTQMFFIHTLSSVESGVLVAMAFDRLVAICAPLNYTRILTHSTVTCLSAAALVRGATLLAPLPFFLRTFPFCGANILSHSYCYYPDVLNLACGDVSFSSAYGLAFVLCTFVVDVVFILASYVKILGTIMKLETQDRNWRSLHTCACHLCTVLVFYLPLISLAVLHRYTQDASPILYSSMSNAYLLMTPLLNPLVYSLKSRQIQTALRKRFWVQRVFAGE from the coding sequence ATGTTGGCTTTTAATAGCACTGCCTCTAATTCACCCACTTTCTCTTTCATTGGGTTTCCTGGTCTGGAGGCTGCACATATATGGATCTCCATCCCTTTCTGTGTCCTGTACCTCATAGCCCTTATGGGTAATGCTCTTCTGCTCATCCTAGTTACAGCAGAGCAGAATCTTCATGAACCTCAGTTCTATTTTTTGGCCGTGCTTGCTTTTACTGACCTAGGCCTCTCACTGTCTACGATGCCTAGTGTCTTGGCTGTCTTCTGGTTTGATGCCCGCCATGTTGGCCTGGATGCCTGCCTAACCCAAATGTTCTTCATCCACACCCTCTCCTCAGTAGAATCAGGAGTCCTGGTGGCCATGGCTTTTGATCGTTTGGTAGCTATCTGTGCTCCACTAAACTACACCAGGATCCTTACCCACTCCACCGTTACCTGCCTTAGTGCAGCCGCCTTGGTACGAGGGGCCACTCTGCTGGctcctctgccttttttccttAGGACCTTTCCGTTCTGTGGGGCCAATATCCTCTCGCACTCTTACTGCTACTACCCAGATGTGCTGAACCTGGCCTGTGGGGATGTCTCCTTCAGCAGTGCCTACGGATTGGCTTTTGTACTCTGCACGTTTGTGGTGGATGTGGTCTTCATCTTAGCTTCATACGTGAAGATCTTGGGCACTATAATGAAGCTGGAGACTCAAGACAGAAACTGGAGATCGCTGCACACCTGTGCCTGTCACCTGTGCACGGTGCTTGTGTTCTATCTGCCCCTCATCAGCTTGGCAGTGCTGCATCGCTATACCCAGGACGCTTCTCCAATTCTATATTCCTCCATGAGTAACGCCTACCTCCTCATGACACCACTGCTCAACCCCCTCGTCTATAGTCTCAAATCCCGGCAGATCCAGACTGCCCTGCGCAAGCGATTTTGGGTGCAACGTGTTTTTGCTGGGGAAtga
- the LOC113269431 gene encoding olfactory receptor 51I2-like translates to MSTFNGTYYQPPFFLLSGIPGLEASRIWISIPLGIMYVIAILGNSIVIHIMHKNPSLHEPQYVFLSLLAATDIGMAASTLPTVLNVFLLNHRRIEFHGCLAQMFFIHTFSSMESAILLAMAFDRFVAICNPLRYTVVLTHSRIIQMGLAAVAQGVALMAPLPILLKRLPFCKNIILTHSFCFHPDVMKLACASIRVNIIYGLALILCSFGVDSVFVVLSYTLILKTVLGIASGEGRLKALNTCVSHIVTVLIFYVPLIALALIHRIGKYHSPLPHVTMFNIFLFLTPVLNPLVYSVKTKQIRRALRRLFVLKVG, encoded by the coding sequence ATGTCTACGTTCAACGGCACCTACTACCAGCcaccattcttccttctttcaggaATCCCGGGGCTAGAGGCGTCTCGCATCTGGATCTCCATCCCGCTGGGCATTATGTATGTAATTGCCATTCTGGGGAACAGCATCGTTATTCACATAATGCACAAGAATCCCAGCCTTCACGAGCCTCAGTATGTGTTCTTGTCCCTGTTGGCAGCCACTGACATAGGCATGGCAGCATCTACACTGCCTACTGTACTTAATGTCTTTCTCCTCAACCACAGAAGGATTGAGTTCCATGGTTGCCTGGCTCAGATGTTCTTCATCCACACCTTCTCTTCCATGGAGTCAGCCATCCTGCTGGCCATGGCTTTTGACCGCTTTGTTGCCATATGCAACCCACTGCGCTACACTGTTGTCCTGACGCATTCCCGCATTATTCAGATGGGATTGGCTGCTGTGGCTCAAGGAGTGGCACTGATGGCCCCCTTGCCCATCCTGCTCAAACGGCTTCCCTTCTGTAAGAACATCATCCTAACCCACTCGTTCTGCTTCCACCCTGACGTGATGAAGCTAGCTTGTGCGTCCATTCGTGTGAATATCATTTATGGGCTGGCATTGATTCTCTGCTCCTTTGGTGTTGACTCTGTCTTTGTTGTTCTGTCTTATACCTTGATCTTGAAGACAGTTCTGGGCATTGCTTCCGGGGAAGGACGGCTTAAGGCACTCAACACATGCGTCTCCCATATTGTCACTGTCCTCATTTTCTATGTCCCACTTATTGCCTTAGCCCTGATCCACAGGATAGGCAAATaccactcccctctcccccatgtCACTATGTtcaacattttccttttcctcacacCTGTCCTCAACCCTCTGGTTTATAgtgtgaaaacaaaacagattagaAGGGCACTACGTAGACTGTTTGTACTTAAGGTAGGATGA
- the LOC113269481 gene encoding olfactory receptor 51A4-like yields MELINSSWFQPPTLLLTGIPGLEAVQIWISIPLCVMYLTALLGNCIILFAIKTTSSLHEPQYIFLSMLAATDVGLSLSTLPTVLRVFLLNRREIEFHSCLTQMFFIHTFSSMESAILLAMAFDRFVAIRNPLHYTVILTSPRILGVGIAAVVRGVVLMAPLPILLKRLSFCKDVVLSHCYCYHPDVMKLACGPVRVNIIYGLSLVLCSFGVDSVFIVISYILILKTVLGIASEDGGLKALNTCVSHIFTVCIFYVPLIVLALIHRFGMFTSPLLHVSMANLFLFLTPVLNPLVYSLKTKQIRSVLRKVFKGRGNLLK; encoded by the coding sequence ATGGAACTCATAAATAGTAGCTGGTTCCAGCCACCGACGCTCCTTCTAACAGGCATTCCTGGACTGGAGGCTGTACAAATATGGATCTCTATCCCACTGTGTGTCATGTATTTAACTGCCCTCCTGGGGAACTGCATCATCCTCTTTGCTATCAAAACCACCTCCAGCCTTCATGAGCCTCAATACATCTTCCTATCTATGCTGGCAGCCACAGATGTGGGGCTGTCTTTATCAACTCTACCTACAGTACTCAGGGTCTTCCTCCTGAATCGTAGAGAAATTGAGTTCCATTCTTGTCTAACACAGATGTTCTTCATTCATACCTTCTCCTCCATGGAGTCAGCCATCCTGTTGGCCATGGCCTTTGACCGATTTGTAGCTATTCGCAACCCACTGCACTACACTGTGATCTTAACCTCTCCTCGGATTCTTGGGGTGGGAATTGCAGCCGTGGTTAGGGGTGTGGTGTTGATGGCACCCTTGCCGATTTTGCTCAAGCGATTGTCCTTCTGCAAGGATGTTGTTCTATCACATTGTTACTGCTACCATCCTGATGTTATGAAGCTGGCCTGTGGCCCCGTCAGAGTCAACATCATCTACGGGTTGTCCCTTGTCCTCTGCTCCTTCGGCGTTGACTCTGTGTTCATTGTCATTTCATACATCCTTATTTTGAAAACAGTGCTGGGTATTGCCTCAGAAGACGGTGGGCTCAAGGCACTTAACACTTGTGTGTCCCACATTTTCACTGTCTGCATCTTTTATGTGCCACTCATTGTGCTGGCTCTAATTCACAGATTTGGTATGTTCACATCTCCTCTTCTCCATGTCTCCATGGCCaacctctttctcttcttgacccCTGTCCTTAATCCCTTGGTTTATAGcctaaaaaccaaacaaataaggTCTGTACTACGCAAGGTATTCAAGGGCAGGGGAAACTTGCTGAAGTAG